One genomic region from Dehalobacter restrictus DSM 9455 encodes:
- the trmB gene encoding tRNA (guanosine(46)-N7)-methyltransferase TrmB has protein sequence MRLRRKRSAKPELEKDTKTILAPAECKGKWNEVFDNNDPVHLELGCGRGDFIASLAGKTKNINYIAIDSYPEVLVCVLRKLNQSKLPNVRLVSMRIEDTDSIFGQDEIDKIYINFCNPWPSKRHHKRRLTHPNFLRKYQTFVKKGSEVWFKTDDELLFEDSLQYFQETGFQELYRTYDLHQSGFEENIMTEYETKFTGQGIKIKFAVFKYE, from the coding sequence TTGCGGCTTAGGAGAAAACGGAGCGCAAAGCCCGAACTAGAGAAAGACACCAAGACCATTTTAGCCCCTGCGGAATGCAAAGGGAAGTGGAATGAAGTATTCGACAATAATGATCCGGTTCATTTGGAACTGGGCTGCGGCCGGGGGGATTTTATCGCATCTCTTGCAGGCAAAACTAAAAATATCAATTATATTGCAATTGATTCCTACCCGGAAGTGCTGGTTTGTGTGTTAAGGAAACTTAATCAAAGCAAGCTGCCTAACGTCAGATTGGTTTCCATGCGTATTGAAGATACCGACAGTATTTTCGGACAGGATGAAATTGATAAAATCTATATTAATTTCTGCAATCCATGGCCCAGCAAACGGCACCATAAACGCAGGTTGACGCATCCTAACTTTCTGAGGAAGTACCAGACCTTTGTAAAGAAAGGATCGGAGGTTTGGTTCAAAACGGACGATGAACTACTTTTTGAGGATAGTCTGCAGTATTTTCAGGAGACCGGTTTTCAGGAATTATACCGGACATACGATTTGCATCAAAGTGGTTTTGAAGAAAATATCATGACCGAATACGAAACAAAATTTACAGGTCAGGGGATCAAGATTAAGTTTGCCGTTTTTAAGTATGAATAA
- a CDS encoding citrate/2-methylcitrate synthase: MTSNKKETIDSFTHKYSKICQENSWIDPSLYNEYGVKRGLRDKNGEGVLAGLTNISLIKSHDEVDGKRIPCDGKLLYRGYNITDLVKGFAHNQQYGFEEITYLLLFGSLPNEEQLAHFKDILVESRNLPKNFVRDVIMKAPSRDIMNSLTKSVLTLASYDETIDDVSLDNVLRQCLMLISIFPMLCVYGYHAYNHYECNESFYIHRPDDQLSTAQNILKMLRPDKQFTELEAKVLDIALVLHMEHGGGNNSTFTTRVVSSSGSDTYSVIAAALSSLKGPKHGGANIKVVEMVADIKSHVANPRDEEEVKSYLTKILNKEVFDRRGLIYGMGHAVYSISDPRAQIFKGFVEKLADDRDRRSDFELYAMIERLAPQVIAKERKIYKGVSANVDFYSGFVYSMLDIPLELYTPLFAMARIVGWSAHRLEELVNADKIIRPAYESPLIDKDYRVMQER, from the coding sequence ATGACCAGCAATAAAAAGGAAACAATTGATTCTTTTACACATAAGTACAGCAAGATCTGTCAGGAAAACAGCTGGATTGATCCAAGCCTCTATAATGAGTATGGCGTAAAACGCGGCTTAAGAGATAAGAACGGGGAAGGTGTACTTGCCGGGTTAACCAATATCTCTTTAATCAAGTCTCATGACGAAGTTGATGGAAAACGGATTCCCTGTGACGGAAAACTTCTTTACCGGGGATACAATATCACCGATTTGGTCAAAGGATTTGCACATAATCAGCAATATGGCTTTGAAGAAATAACTTATCTGCTTCTGTTTGGATCACTGCCTAATGAAGAACAATTAGCCCACTTTAAAGACATTTTAGTGGAAAGCAGAAATCTTCCTAAAAATTTTGTGCGTGATGTGATTATGAAAGCACCGAGCAGGGACATCATGAATTCTCTGACAAAGAGTGTTCTTACCCTGGCATCCTATGATGAGACCATAGACGATGTGTCTTTAGATAATGTTTTGCGGCAATGTCTGATGCTGATCAGCATTTTTCCGATGCTGTGCGTGTATGGGTATCATGCCTATAATCATTATGAATGCAACGAAAGCTTTTATATCCACAGACCTGATGACCAGCTCTCCACAGCTCAAAATATCCTGAAAATGTTAAGACCGGATAAACAATTTACAGAACTTGAGGCCAAGGTGCTTGATATCGCGCTTGTGCTGCATATGGAACATGGCGGGGGAAATAATTCTACGTTTACGACCAGAGTTGTTTCTTCTTCCGGCTCGGATACGTATTCCGTCATTGCGGCGGCCTTATCCTCTCTGAAAGGGCCAAAACATGGCGGAGCAAATATCAAAGTTGTCGAGATGGTGGCTGATATCAAATCCCACGTTGCCAACCCTAGGGATGAAGAAGAGGTCAAAAGCTATTTAACGAAGATTTTGAACAAGGAAGTGTTTGACCGAAGAGGTCTTATCTATGGGATGGGACATGCTGTTTATTCCATTTCCGACCCAAGGGCCCAAATCTTCAAAGGCTTTGTCGAGAAGCTGGCGGATGACAGAGACCGAAGAAGTGATTTTGAATTATATGCAATGATTGAGAGACTGGCTCCTCAGGTCATCGCTAAGGAACGGAAAATTTATAAAGGTGTCAGTGCCAATGTGGATTTTTACAGCGGCTTTGTTTACAGTATGCTGGATATTCCGCTGGAACTGTATACGCCGTTGTTTGCGATGGCCAGAATTGTCGGGTGGAGTGCTCACCGTTTGGAAGAACTGGTCAATGCAGATAAAATCATCAGACCGGCCTATGAAAGTCCCCTTATTGATAAGGATTATAGGGTAATGCAGGAACGGTAA
- a CDS encoding response regulator: protein MAKVLIVDDSAIMRRNLAAIMGRGGHEVIGEALNGMQALAEYGNLHPDIVTMDITMPLSDGIEALGKLLGRYPDARVVMISAINQKDRVFEAIKLGAKNYIIKPFEEDKVINIINQVLGLK from the coding sequence ATGGCTAAGGTATTAATCGTTGATGACTCTGCAATTATGAGGAGAAATTTAGCTGCTATCATGGGGAGAGGCGGGCATGAAGTCATAGGCGAAGCGCTCAATGGCATGCAGGCCCTGGCTGAATATGGAAATTTGCATCCGGATATTGTGACAATGGATATTACGATGCCTCTGTCAGACGGCATCGAGGCGCTTGGTAAATTGCTCGGCAGGTACCCTGATGCCAGGGTGGTTATGATAAGCGCAATTAACCAAAAAGACAGGGTCTTCGAGGCAATTAAATTGGGCGCCAAGAATTACATTATTAAACCTTTTGAGGAAGACAAGGTAATCAATATTATAAACCAGGTCCTGGGTTTAAAATAA
- a CDS encoding ATP-binding protein, translating to MENNRRRLARTVNVLILALLVLIQILLIRSWYNKTLDDIGINAMTISRVVADSVNIAEYEKLLAEKEPNDYFREMQAYFQRIQAETGVKYVYVEHRISPSQIEYIFDSEKVSLGETDELSTPAAHTHTKAFHTRAQTSTLWGTLITGYAPLVNAEGQVIGAVGTDVDIQYIYQELAKRVGQIILYTAAMVVLFGLLIYFTLSEEIRRRRVVEKNLKQSMQSVKNLLNNAGQGFLSFGSDLCIEPEYSIECQRLLGPDLDKRNFSDLIYPEDQEQRDFVNKVLLECFQENDPVRREVFLSFLPDVIFLNNYYIKIEYKFIVDKCQEEAQALMVILTDATEKRALQEQMENERKTLKMIVKAVISRNDLLELISDYQRFCQMTVPQLVICKEPLQRVIVDVKRRIHTFKGEFGQFEMMHMVRSLHHLEEEIKSFEQRDSATSTGLGMLLQNLNLEHALNEGLRILQSTLGENFIVRDKIIEIPEAKLLELEDQIATLIPSQEANILITKVRQLRYRSFKELLAAYPNTIEGLAQGLEKSLYPLELEGGEFPVDTKRYQAFTKSLIHIFANCVDHGIENREDRIKAGKEEKGRVVCEMKLVQDQILLKIADDGKGLDLEGIKQKALELGVFTAEQLAELDDKDIIPLIFEDGLSSKDSASMISGRGIGMAIVKQELEKIGGHLDIVTNPDTGTEFNFLLPMEGGAI from the coding sequence GAAGACTGGCAAGAACGGTTAACGTTCTTATTCTTGCTTTGCTGGTATTAATTCAAATTCTCTTGATCAGGTCCTGGTATAATAAGACCCTTGATGATATCGGCATCAACGCGATGACCATCTCTCGGGTTGTTGCTGACAGTGTTAATATTGCTGAATATGAAAAGTTACTTGCGGAGAAAGAGCCTAATGATTATTTTAGAGAGATGCAGGCATATTTTCAGCGTATTCAAGCTGAAACCGGAGTAAAGTATGTATATGTCGAGCATCGAATATCACCCAGCCAAATTGAATACATTTTCGATTCGGAGAAGGTGTCTTTAGGAGAGACCGATGAACTGTCTACACCGGCAGCACATACGCATACCAAAGCTTTTCACACGAGAGCGCAGACTTCAACGCTTTGGGGTACTTTGATTACCGGCTATGCACCATTGGTCAATGCCGAGGGTCAGGTCATAGGCGCAGTCGGAACAGATGTAGATATCCAATATATTTATCAGGAATTGGCCAAACGCGTCGGGCAGATCATTCTTTATACAGCAGCCATGGTCGTTCTCTTCGGCTTGCTTATTTATTTCACGCTCAGTGAAGAAATACGAAGACGGCGCGTCGTCGAAAAAAATCTTAAACAAAGTATGCAGTCTGTGAAAAATTTACTCAATAATGCCGGGCAGGGCTTCCTGTCTTTTGGATCAGACCTGTGTATTGAACCTGAATACAGCATTGAATGCCAGAGATTATTGGGTCCTGACTTAGATAAACGTAACTTTTCGGACTTAATTTATCCGGAGGACCAGGAACAAAGAGACTTTGTGAACAAAGTTCTTCTGGAATGTTTTCAGGAGAATGACCCGGTACGCAGGGAGGTATTCCTTTCTTTTCTGCCGGATGTCATTTTCCTGAATAACTACTATATAAAAATCGAATACAAGTTTATCGTGGATAAGTGTCAGGAAGAAGCACAAGCTTTGATGGTTATCTTAACGGATGCTACGGAAAAACGCGCTTTGCAGGAACAAATGGAAAATGAACGCAAAACACTTAAAATGATTGTTAAGGCTGTTATCAGCCGTAATGACCTTTTGGAACTTATTTCAGATTACCAGCGTTTTTGCCAGATGACCGTACCGCAGCTGGTTATTTGCAAAGAACCGCTTCAGCGGGTAATTGTCGATGTCAAACGAAGGATTCATACCTTTAAAGGGGAATTTGGCCAGTTTGAGATGATGCATATGGTTCGTTCTCTTCACCATCTTGAAGAAGAGATCAAATCTTTTGAACAAAGGGATTCAGCAACCAGTACTGGTTTAGGTATGCTCCTGCAAAATTTGAATCTTGAACATGCTCTGAATGAAGGTTTGCGTATTCTGCAGTCAACACTAGGGGAGAATTTTATTGTCAGAGATAAAATCATCGAGATTCCGGAAGCAAAACTGCTTGAATTGGAAGATCAAATAGCGACGCTTATTCCATCGCAGGAGGCCAATATTTTGATTACCAAAGTCAGGCAATTGCGTTACCGCTCGTTCAAAGAGCTTTTAGCTGCTTACCCTAATACTATAGAAGGCTTAGCTCAGGGCTTGGAGAAATCGTTGTATCCTCTTGAACTAGAAGGCGGAGAGTTTCCTGTAGATACAAAAAGGTATCAGGCCTTTACCAAATCACTGATTCATATTTTTGCGAACTGCGTAGATCATGGCATTGAAAACAGGGAAGACAGAATCAAAGCCGGAAAAGAAGAAAAGGGCCGCGTTGTCTGCGAAATGAAATTAGTTCAAGATCAAATATTATTAAAGATCGCTGATGACGGCAAAGGCTTAGACTTGGAAGGAATCAAACAAAAAGCGCTTGAGCTTGGGGTATTTACCGCAGAACAACTGGCAGAGCTGGACGATAAAGATATTATCCCACTTATTTTTGAAGACGGGCTTTCCAGCAAAGACAGTGCATCGATGATTTCGGGACGCGGCATCGGCATGGCGATCGTTAAACAAGAACTTGAAAAAATAGGCGGTCATTTGGACATTGTGACAAACCCTGATACCGGAACAGAATTCAATTTTCTGCTGCCAATGGAAGGTGGCGCTATCTAG